From the Cloeon dipterum chromosome 4, ieCloDipt1.1, whole genome shotgun sequence genome, the window GATAATTAAGAAGATggttttgttaattaaagtttttcaCAGATTTTTAATAGACATTCTGCTttaatttacagtttttaGTATAGCAGCAATCCTTTAAAAccaatgaaatttcattcaaaattataccGGCCTTACTTCCATCTATTTGCCACATTAGAACTTCTCAATGGTgagtaaaattatgtttttattttactctttctCCTTTTACGATTTTATACACTTTCGTAAAGCAGATTAAGACCAATTTACTCTACTTTATTAAGACCgcgcatttaatttcatatatcCTTCTTTATCATTTCTCCTCCAAGTTCATTTTCATCCCCCACTTTATGTTTGCTACCCCTCTTACACCCTTTTACTGCTGCATCGCTctgcttttgcttttattcTGCGTCTGTGCACAGAGCTGAAAAGTAATCATCTGTTGACTCAGCTGTCTCCCGCCACGAACACCGAAAATATGGCAAGTTTTTTCTATCACGAtgcatcattaattttaagttttttggGGAATTTTGAGTCAGATAGTCTTTCAGCTGAAAGTCTAATCGATCTCGACATATgcgtattaattaaatagctcTAAGagattataataattgtaatattgCAACGCAGGTGAACTCTGACGAATCCCCGATGCATTTAGCAAAGCTCCTAGGATTGAGAAATTCTCTCACTTATAAAACCAACCGCTTTGTTTCGAATTTGGTTTCGAAGCTCCCACAAACCATGAACGcggaatattttctgaaagacTGCGTAAAATTCTTGTGTAAGTATTTTTTGACGACCTTAAAGGTTTTCTCTCAACCCTGAATATTTTACGCACAATGCAGCGCCAAATATTCGAAAGGCCGTTTTGCTTAAACTTCTGAGCACTAAGAATCCGTCACTGGAAAGGGATGacgaaaatatgaaattgttcATGATCCCCGCTCTCGCTCTTCTGCTTGAAACTGACAGCAATGTTGAAGTACTTGACTTGACTGGCTATGTTTCTTATTGTCCTAGAACTAGAAGATATGTCCTCCTAGAATTggtaaatatataattgtataattttaatttcaatacttGCTTTTACTCAATTGTAGGCGGTCAATTACATGTCAACGAGAACAACCAATCTTTTGTCGCTTTCTATTCTGAAGGAGGGATGTTTTAGAGAAAACATGCCCGGCATGCAAGTCTTCAACCGGAATTTTATTCAGGCATTCGTCAAATTGGAGCATCTTCAAGTGCTCCGGATAGAAGAGTTCGAAATTGATTTCCTGGACCTGATGTGGTTGTGCGAAAACTTGCGACACTTGCGATTCGTCAGTGTCAACATTTCCGATTATGACTTTAATATTCCGACCTTGGAAGAGTTACGGGGCGGTTTCCAACTCTTGAAAGCCTTCTTTTTCCGCTCGACAGCCTCCATACAGCACATCATGGAGTTCAGGAATTTGTGCAGGATGTATCTTCCCAACTTGCAGGTCATTATGGATTTTGCAAGCGATTTCTGCTGCCAAAGCGAGTACCAGTACGCCCCTTACAAGAAAGAAGAACGAAATTTGCGGCATTTGGGTCTGAATTTTCAATACGAGAAGGCAGAGGAATATGTGCACAAGTTGTTTCCATTCGTCACCCACCTCATGgtgagataaattaatttttttccagttgGGGAGATCACTGTTGGTAGAATAAgtctataattttaaattctttcttATAGATTGAAGGCCCAGACTTCTTTTCCGATAATGAGTGGCAAATCAAGCCCTTGCTAAAGTTCTCAGAAATCGAGAGCCTCCATTTGAGCCACGTGCCGCCCGAGATTGTGCTGCAGTTCGTAACAACTTACGGGTCGGACCTGCACTCCCTCTTTTTGGGAAATTCCATTTGCCTCAAAGACTCTGAATCGTCCTTGGACCGAATTTTCGCGCTCTGCCCAAAACTCGAAAGGGTTGGTCTTGTTGACGTCGAAGGTCCTGCCATTCAACTGAACAATTTAACCTTGCTCAAGGAAGTCATTATGTAAGTTTTCaagttgcaaataattttggacATTTCCTATCGATTCCTGAGCGTTGAATTAGGCCAGGCAGATTAATCACTCAGTCGAAAATTCTTGTAAACGttaaaaaccgttacttttTAAGCACTAATCGTAACGAAAACCtgagatcgagacagcagcgccacaacCACAGCTAACTTGTCGCTTGAGCTggctgtcactgtggcgctgaTGTCTCGACCTCTGATTCTTCATCGACGTTCTTGCTAGTTTCAGAGCAAACTTCGCCACGTTTCTtctgattttcagaattttttacctctaaaaaaatccatttataTCTCTTTCAGTAAATATGAGACAGTGTCGGATATTTTGATGGCGCCGAACCTGGAAAAGGTGACTCTGATTGGGCAAGTCGTAAATGAGGATGACATGAAGAGGCTGACTGCTTTGATCAGCAAAAAGGAAGCCCTACGCAAACTCAAGACACTGGTGGTGCGCATGCAATGCTACTCCATAACCGAGGTCAAGCAGCCATTCTTCCTGGCGTTGGCTGAATTCATCACAACTGCGGCCAGAGTCTTGCCAACAATTACCGACATCGAGTTCCGCGTCAATCACATGTGCAACTACGTAATCCTTGCCGAAAGTATGAGGTCTGGGAGATTCACAAACGACGAAATATCTGGTGTggagccattttttaaaaacgtggATGATATTCAGGAATTCGAGTGGTTTGAGGATGATGGCCTCGTGGACGCTCTCAAAATATTCCGCATTCCGTGATTTTTTCCTattggaaaaaacaattttgactACTTATGTAAACATACATAACAGACatatttgtttgtaaacaCAACAACCTTTTTCGTCAGTTCTATGGAACATTTTAAACATCAAACAAACTTTTAAAGAGAATCGATGGAAGCGAACGAAATTTAAAGCTGCAAAAACGTGGTTTTCCTTGCCTTCAATTACTGTACGAGTATGAGAAGGTaatttaatagattttatttttcaattgttcaTTAAATAAAGACCACCCAGTTTCAATTTGAAAGCCACATGTCctagggaaataaaaatcttcaacgtcttaattctttgaatttttctttgatttaacCTTTTTGAAGTTATTTAACACACTGAGGCATGTgcatcaagaaaataaaatatcttttacgctcgggtaaaataaataaagcaggaGTCAGCATTAAATAATGCTTCCGACTGGCCGCGATTGAATTTCTCGAGCCGCGTGGAGAGTCATGCAGATAGACGGCGAGACGCGCAGGTAATCAGATCGCGTGAGAGCGAGACACGACGGCACTAAAGCCGACGCGCAGGCAGCGCATTTCCATGATAAAACATAAATGCATGCGTATTATTTTGTGAATGATGCATAAAGGCATGAAATAGTACTTTTAAACAGGTTgacgcattttttaatttttaacttcgaAAATTTAggacttaaattaaattgtatattttcttttgcactTGATAATGGgacggaaaaaatttaaagggagAAACTATATATAATTCGTCAAACCTTTCAAAAACGCGCGACCCGCGCCTCTGCGTGCGCTGGCTGCATCTCGCTTCTTCTCCTGTTTGCGCCTCCGCTGCTGTCTGCTATTGCTGCCACCTGCTCCTGATCAAATGTCAAGTTCGAAAAATTTGTTCCTGTAACGTTGTAGTTACTAAAATCTTTCCATGGAAttagttaaacaaaaattgtatttaaatctGTTGAGCGATGACCTAGAGAGGGTTCTCGTTTGCTCTCGTCCCTTTTTAAACTATGGAAGCcgtgctaatttttttctcagaacAGTCAATTAACTCCAAAGCAAAAGCTGtggaatggaaaataattttcacttttttgaCATTTCCCTCGAAGTAACACTCTTCCATTTAGTCTTTGATTCTGCGCttaatatgcaattttattggtgttgattttataaaatagcttatttatatttttatttattttatttcagtataTTTACCCAAAAACatcaatgttttaaaaagaaaaaatgacgTATTACATTCGATGAATTgattcttgaaatattttctacttCTTGGTTGTATTCAAAGATAGGAGAAACTTCTTGGCCTCCTCACCGGAAGTGGATTCTAGCACAGATTTTCCTCCGACGGTCAATTCTCGGGGATCACACCCCTCTTTCACAAGCCATGCGCATATTTCTTCATCAAAGTGCTCAACAGCGATGTGAAGTGTGGTTTTGCCTTCCTCTCCCCTTTGCTTCATCAGATTTTTATCCTCGGCATGCACGAATTTTGCACTTTCCAACTTGCCCATATAGATGCAGAAGTGAAGGAAGTTGTTTCCTTTCCTTTTCACGCGCAAATCAGCACCGAGTTCAAGCAAAGCCTCTGCAACCTTGTCGTGTTGTCTTTCGTTGAGTATGGCGTAATGGAGTGGAGTGTAGACGTTTTCGTCGATTTGGTTCACGATTCCGCGCAAATTATGTCCAAATTCTTGAATGATCGAATCTccaaaaaatctgttttgagCAGCGTAGTGGAGAAAGTTGGCAAAGGTTTGTTTGTTCACGGCGTTGATGTCTTGGCCCTGATCCACCAGCCACTGACACATTTCGACGTTTACATTCCTCGCTGCGAGGtggagaattttatttccgtCTTCATTGATCTCATTGATGAGGTCTCCGTCCTTTTCATGCACGAATTTTGCAGCGTCTAAACTAAGCAGAGTCTTTGAAAAACAATGGTGCAACAAACTGTTGCCCTCTATTTTGATCTTTGTGTCAGCAACTCTCTTGAACAACTCTTCTGCCTCTTCTGCACAGAAGGAATATTCAcctaatttatataaaaaagctGACTTATAGGCATTCCTTTGTTGATCAGCGGTGAATTGGAACCTTGAGAACAAGTATGGAAGGATCTTACTAGCTTCATTTTTGCGGTTCCTGGCAGCTTTACCAAGAACTTGGTCTTTCATATCAACCTTGTTGACGTCAATTTTGGCCTCTTCCAGCAACCACTTGCACATCTCCAGATCTCCAAACTCGCACGCTGATAGAAAGATGCTAAAGTAATGTTCGCTCGACCTATCTTTTCTCTTAATATTCTTGAACACAAATTTCGCGAActttaagttattttcataCATGCAAAAACGAAGAACATTAGTAGCTCTTTCACCTTTGCGTTTTTCTGAGAGCTTGTGCATTCGCATTGCaagcttgaaattttcaactcgGAGGGCATACTTGATAGCTTTATCATGAAGAGCATCTTCTGTATCAATGTCGCACCCTTTTGCAAGGAAATAATCGATTAGACCTTCTCCGTGGGATGCGTTCATAGCGGCGTAGTGCAGGGGAGTGGCGCCTCGAACGCCGTATTTTTCGTTGACGTCGGCGCCCTGCTCCACGAGGCGCCGACAAACGTCTACATCGGACACCCTTGCCGCGAAATGGAGAGCGGGTATCTCACCTTTGTTCTCTTCAACAAATCGCAGCTTGATCTTGATCAGCTTTTCGTACTGCTCATCTAACGTCAGTTTCTTCTTCTCTCGCGGAGTTTGTGGCTCTGTCTCATGTTGTCGTTTTcctgaaataataaacttaTATTTAAACTATATGCATCTATGGATGCCCAGCTAAAACCAAATTATATTCTTGCTCTGGTggctgacaaaatattttaaaatcaagtatGCACTTAttttcttatatatttttagtttaatctACAGTTTAACGGCCCAGAAGGCCGGAGACCAATTTCTTTCTGCCACAACcctcaaactttttaaacagTGCTCAGCTATATATTCATGCTGACGGCTGGTGGCTGATCACGTGACCAAAATTTAGACGAGACTATATATGTACATTGGCTATAAAATTCTATACTCACTGCTAGTGTTGGAATTTTCTGGTAGATCCTTTTCCACTTTTATGTTGTtcattttgttgttttgccAACTGGGAACAAAAGGAatcgaattaataaattagtacacaatttatatattttaaactcattaTTTATCAGGTTGTAATAAACAACAACATACttcatgataaaaaataaatttaagctcGAGTGACAGTCTGCTGTATtatgaacaaataatttttaaataataaaatcaatattgttgATAATATTAACGAGAAACaacacttaaattaaaaagtgacaggcaatttaataatgaaaccAGGCCAGTCCGTgcctgatttcatttttgcgtcCAGTCCGTGCTTGAGTCGCTCGACGCTCGCTTTCAAAACAGCAGTAGAGGAGAAACGATGGGAGGACTAAAATTTAGAGCACTtgtgcggttgcggttttggtACAAATACACCGCAGATgtggataaaatttttgatttctcTTGCGGTGGAACCACAAAAATCGCAgatcgaaaagaaaaataaatcattttcacgcAACTGTTTAAGTATGACTATTGAGTCGTGTGcgtcagggttcgccaattttacaatgcaaaaaacgc encodes:
- the LOC135943786 gene encoding putative ankyrin repeat protein RF_0381, giving the protein MNNIKVEKDLPENSNTSRKRQHETEPQTPREKKKLTLDEQYEKLIKIKLRFVEENKGEIPALHFAARVSDVDVCRRLVEQGADVNEKYGVRGATPLHYAAMNASHGEGLIDYFLAKGCDIDTEDALHDKAIKYALRVENFKLAMRMHKLSEKRKACEFGDLEMCKWLLEEAKIDVNKVDMKDQVLGKAARNRKNEAKEAEELFKRVADTKIKIEGNSLLHHCFSKTLLSLDAAKFVHEKDGDLINEINEDGNKILHLAARNVNVEMCQWLVDQGQDINAVNKQTFANFLHYAAQNRFFGDSIIQEFGHNLRGIVNQIDENVYTPLHYAILNERQHDKVAEALLELGADLRVKRKGNNFLHFCIYMGKLESAKFVHAEDKNLMKQRGEEGKTTLHIAVEHFDEEICAWLVKEGCDPRELTVGGKSVLESTSGEEAKKFLLSLNTTKK